A DNA window from Aminiphilus circumscriptus DSM 16581 contains the following coding sequences:
- a CDS encoding Na-translocating system protein MpsC family protein produces MQPGEFKQEIMRINNAVNQEMFGLGLRWQKVHVIDDKVLVLASNQRVKALATLFVKDRGATKLIDNALLDEYKSRIRSAVEKDLKIRVTAVLKDYDPDLELACMLIVFAEPVLDVIVSL; encoded by the coding sequence ATGCAGCCCGGTGAGTTCAAACAAGAGATCATGCGCATCAACAATGCGGTGAACCAGGAGATGTTCGGCCTGGGACTCCGCTGGCAGAAGGTACATGTCATCGACGACAAGGTGCTCGTGCTGGCGAGCAACCAGAGGGTGAAGGCGCTGGCCACGCTCTTCGTCAAGGACCGCGGGGCGACGAAACTCATCGACAACGCACTGCTCGACGAGTACAAAAGTCGTATCCGTTCCGCCGTGGAAAAGGATCTGAAGATCCGCGTCACCGCCGTTCTGAAGGACTACGATCCGGATCTCGAACTGGCGTGCATGCTCATCGTCTTTGCGGAGCCCGTTCTGGATGTGATCGTGTCGTTGTAA
- a CDS encoding undecaprenyl-diphosphate phosphatase has product MWHEILLGLLQGMTEFLPVSSSAHLVLAQAALGWREPSLAFDLLLHVATMAATLLFFRRELCVVAADWFGGWFSPPRRERPGWHYGWAVLAGTLVTVAVALPLKSTVERLFASPLAVGCALLVTASLLEFGTGRRPSGETGPGGATTRRTSVGVGLWVGLVQGLAAVPGISRSGSTIVAGQALGLSREEAFRFSFLLSLPAIAGAALLQVRDLGGMTAFLADLPEGWLPGVLVAFLSGYAALVVLRRVVLEGRLRWFALYCALLGSGAMVLSLTGRL; this is encoded by the coding sequence ATGTGGCACGAGATCCTTCTTGGTCTGCTCCAGGGTATGACGGAATTCCTTCCCGTGAGCAGCTCCGCCCACCTGGTGCTCGCCCAGGCCGCCCTCGGCTGGCGGGAGCCTTCGCTCGCCTTCGATCTGCTGCTGCACGTGGCGACCATGGCGGCGACGCTCCTCTTCTTTCGGAGAGAGCTTTGCGTCGTTGCGGCGGACTGGTTTGGAGGGTGGTTCTCTCCGCCCCGGCGGGAGCGTCCCGGCTGGCACTATGGATGGGCGGTGCTTGCGGGAACGCTGGTCACGGTGGCCGTGGCGCTTCCCCTCAAAAGCACGGTGGAGCGTCTTTTCGCCTCACCCCTTGCCGTGGGGTGCGCCCTTCTGGTCACTGCGTCGCTCCTGGAATTTGGCACGGGGCGGAGGCCCTCCGGGGAGACCGGCCCTGGGGGCGCGACGACCCGGAGGACCTCCGTCGGTGTCGGGCTTTGGGTCGGGCTCGTGCAGGGGCTGGCCGCCGTGCCGGGAATTTCCAGATCGGGTTCCACCATCGTGGCGGGGCAGGCTCTGGGGCTCTCCCGGGAGGAGGCGTTCCGCTTCTCCTTTCTGCTTTCTCTGCCGGCCATCGCCGGAGCGGCACTGCTGCAGGTGCGCGATCTGGGCGGAATGACGGCTTTCCTGGCGGATCTTCCCGAGGGGTGGCTGCCGGGAGTTCTCGTGGCCTTCCTCTCGGGCTACGCGGCGCTCGTGGTGCTCCGGCGGGTGGTTCTGGAGGGGCGACTTCGCTGGTTCGCGCTCTACTGCGCGCTTCTCGGAAGCGGTGCGATGGTGCTTTCTCTCACGGGGAGGCTGTGA
- a CDS encoding helix-turn-helix domain-containing protein — MSVEKRLKELRIANDLSQKEMAEILGVSLSGYQNYEHGGRDIPTSVLARAMKKFGVDANWLFGEVPREQGGKGTGETATPTEQSLSAMDFETFIRWVAATHPDIVLHLRSILQNRDKLTERDKRFLMDSIAIAVGRTDDTIRERMNFAERSV; from the coding sequence ATGTCGGTTGAGAAGAGACTGAAAGAGCTTCGGATCGCGAACGATCTCTCTCAAAAGGAAATGGCCGAGATACTCGGGGTCTCCTTGAGCGGGTATCAGAATTACGAGCACGGAGGAAGGGATATTCCCACTTCCGTTCTCGCTCGTGCAATGAAAAAGTTCGGGGTTGATGCAAACTGGCTTTTCGGGGAAGTCCCGAGGGAACAGGGGGGAAAGGGAACGGGCGAAACCGCCACGCCCACAGAACAATCTCTTTCCGCAATGGATTTCGAGACGTTCATTCGGTGGGTTGCGGCGACGCATCCGGACATAGTGCTTCACCTTCGCAGCATTCTACAGAACCGCGACAAGCTGACCGAAAGGGACAAACGCTTCCTCATGGACAGCATCGCCATCGCGGTGGGAAGAACGGACGACACGATCAGAGAACGCATGAATTTTGCCGAAAGGAGTGTTTGA
- the csaB gene encoding polysaccharide pyruvyl transferase CsaB: MMDGGEHASRKETRPRRRFDVALAGYYGFGNLGDELLAAALIRRLELLGIPRERMVLLSADPSRSTEEFGVACARRWSFASLWKTFRESETLLLGGGGLFQDATSLRSCLYYWAVVRLAARAGCRPWAFGQSVGPFRRSAAARLTENALRLCVYRGVRDEPSLELLRAWNLDGTLVPDPVLSLDVQKCPGEEALLVNLRPWKDELPLRAALACAELARAYSLPVVGVALAREDEELLTSFTTQGILPCRHILRVRSLGDASGAWCAGRFAVGMRLHFVMLSVMFCRAVTAIPYDPKVEAFARSRDMACWYGEGKIPFPEPCRCGTKSGAEEVAERLEEAWNLLGVGSGDGRQM; encoded by the coding sequence ATGATGGACGGTGGGGAGCACGCTTCGCGGAAGGAGACGAGGCCGCGCCGTCGGTTCGACGTGGCTCTGGCGGGCTACTATGGCTTCGGAAATCTCGGAGACGAGCTGCTCGCGGCGGCGTTGATCCGTCGTCTGGAGCTTCTCGGCATCCCCCGGGAGCGGATGGTGCTTCTCTCCGCGGATCCCTCCCGGAGCACGGAAGAGTTCGGTGTGGCCTGTGCGCGGCGCTGGAGTTTCGCCTCCCTGTGGAAGACCTTCCGGGAGAGTGAGACCCTTCTTTTGGGTGGTGGGGGGCTGTTTCAGGATGCCACGAGCTTGCGCTCCTGTCTCTATTACTGGGCGGTGGTGCGCCTGGCCGCACGGGCGGGGTGCCGCCCGTGGGCATTCGGGCAGTCCGTCGGTCCCTTCAGGAGGTCCGCCGCGGCGAGACTGACTGAAAACGCGCTCCGTCTCTGCGTCTACCGAGGCGTTCGGGACGAGCCCTCCCTGGAGTTGCTCCGTGCGTGGAACCTCGATGGAACGCTCGTTCCCGATCCGGTGCTTTCTCTCGACGTGCAGAAATGTCCTGGCGAGGAGGCCCTTCTGGTGAATCTCCGTCCCTGGAAGGACGAACTTCCCCTGCGCGCTGCTTTGGCCTGCGCCGAACTGGCCCGGGCCTATTCGCTTCCCGTGGTGGGTGTGGCCCTCGCCAGGGAAGACGAGGAACTGCTCACCTCCTTCACGACCCAGGGGATCCTTCCCTGTCGCCACATCCTGCGGGTGCGCTCCCTGGGCGACGCCTCCGGAGCCTGGTGCGCCGGGCGTTTTGCCGTGGGGATGCGCCTGCATTTCGTGATGCTTTCGGTCATGTTCTGCCGGGCCGTCACGGCCATCCCCTACGACCCCAAGGTGGAGGCCTTTGCCCGGAGCCGGGACATGGCCTGCTGGTACGGGGAAGGAAAAATACCGTTTCCAGAGCCCTGCCGTTGTGGTACAAAGAGCGGAGCCGAGGAAGTGGCGGAACGCCTTGAAGAAGCGTGGAACCTGTTGGGGGTGGGGTCCGGCGATGGACGACAGATGTAG
- a CDS encoding Maf family protein → MAGPVRKLVLASASPRRRALLGELGWSFEVRVAEVDETPRNGETPGAMALRLASAKARDVADRMRREGECAGVVFLGADTVVVLGEAVLGKPRDRDDARRMLRTLSGREHTVLTAITLVGEECERSALESTQVTFRPLDDAAVDAYAATGEGDDKAGAYAIQGHGALLVERISGCYFNVVGLPLHRLSVLLDECGWNLSQQWRMEAMP, encoded by the coding sequence GTGGCTGGTCCGGTGAGAAAATTGGTGCTGGCCTCGGCGAGCCCCCGCCGGAGGGCGTTGCTCGGGGAACTCGGCTGGAGCTTCGAGGTTCGGGTCGCCGAGGTGGATGAGACGCCCCGGAATGGTGAGACGCCGGGAGCCATGGCGCTCCGGCTGGCGTCGGCCAAGGCGAGGGACGTGGCCGACCGAATGCGTCGGGAAGGGGAGTGTGCCGGGGTGGTGTTTCTCGGGGCCGACACGGTGGTTGTGCTCGGAGAGGCGGTGCTCGGCAAGCCTCGGGATCGGGACGACGCACGGCGTATGCTGCGGACGCTTTCGGGAAGGGAGCACACGGTCCTCACCGCCATCACGCTCGTCGGAGAGGAGTGCGAACGTTCCGCTTTGGAGTCCACGCAGGTGACTTTCCGCCCCCTGGATGACGCGGCGGTGGATGCCTACGCGGCCACCGGCGAAGGGGACGACAAGGCCGGCGCCTATGCGATCCAGGGACATGGCGCGTTGCTCGTGGAGCGCATTTCGGGATGTTATTTCAATGTGGTGGGTCTTCCGCTCCATCGCCTCAGTGTCCTTCTTGACGAGTGCGGATGGAACCTGTCCCAGCAATGGAGAATGGAGGCAATGCCGTGA
- a CDS encoding DUF5693 family protein codes for MNRRILFFLAVGLAFSLAFQGLIPRWSAEMGRRKVGILAEYRDVKAMSLEQHLPFEAALSRLQVVGFTGFLVGEFTGEELAQGPLPLWYGPLAQLPLEVRKAALASGLSEDAAPGGAEVPAPVSLESLPSDRGTLWIPSGEEDLAEEAEQFARLKFPELVSVRNAAGHILVLPQSFADLFAAGVLPDLEGLARTRRLAVPVVYRPAMAPGVLAEHVAALVRGVVEANAQIRCIAPSGAVVAGYPDLLPLAALLKEKELAAAQVEFSRQLGGAALDWHVFPDLLPLHSVTQDEVLSKRVSRGVMVERMLRAAKERSVRLLLLRPYLLESGERFLKFEDDVRCIGEGLRNGGYETGWPVTYGRWGQSLLAAVACALLLVFCGMNYLWRLRRSEESVLSPFGFVVLLLLAFGLGAAAWKVPLLTKMLGALCAVAVVTDATLFALDGWRKPHLGIVQAVFVLVSGGLSIAAFYGVPLYMLRLLTFSGVKATLLLPPALILFHDLKRREHPESLGEVLRRPSRWGELALIGVMLLGAAFLALRSDNVNLVPGWEVTLRDTLERLLVARPRNKELFIGYPALVLWYVVRRMDIWPDYREALRLASVFAFSSALNSFCHFHTPIFFTLLRVGNGLWAGLLLGAVLAALFRWVAFPLWRHARGAFFE; via the coding sequence GTGAATCGACGCATACTCTTCTTTCTCGCCGTCGGTCTGGCCTTCTCCCTCGCCTTCCAGGGGCTCATTCCCCGGTGGAGCGCGGAGATGGGGCGCCGGAAAGTGGGCATTCTCGCGGAATATCGCGACGTGAAGGCCATGAGCCTCGAACAGCACCTCCCCTTTGAAGCGGCGCTGTCCCGGCTCCAGGTGGTGGGGTTCACGGGATTTCTCGTGGGAGAGTTCACCGGCGAGGAACTCGCCCAGGGGCCGCTTCCTCTTTGGTACGGCCCTCTGGCCCAGCTTCCACTCGAAGTCCGTAAAGCGGCACTTGCTTCAGGGCTTTCTGAGGACGCGGCGCCGGGGGGTGCCGAGGTGCCCGCTCCGGTTTCTCTGGAATCCCTGCCCTCCGACAGGGGAACGCTCTGGATTCCTTCGGGCGAGGAGGATCTGGCCGAGGAGGCCGAACAGTTCGCCCGCCTGAAGTTCCCGGAGCTCGTCTCGGTGCGGAACGCGGCGGGGCACATCCTCGTGCTGCCCCAGTCCTTCGCGGATCTCTTCGCCGCGGGGGTTCTCCCCGACCTGGAGGGGCTCGCAAGAACACGCCGCCTGGCCGTGCCGGTGGTCTATCGTCCCGCCATGGCGCCGGGTGTTCTTGCCGAGCACGTGGCCGCCCTAGTCCGGGGCGTGGTGGAGGCGAACGCCCAGATCCGCTGCATCGCTCCTTCGGGGGCCGTCGTCGCGGGCTATCCGGACCTGCTGCCTCTGGCGGCGCTGCTGAAGGAGAAAGAACTCGCCGCCGCCCAGGTGGAGTTTTCCCGGCAGCTCGGTGGTGCGGCGCTGGACTGGCATGTCTTTCCGGATCTCCTGCCGCTGCACAGCGTTACCCAGGACGAGGTGCTGAGCAAGCGCGTGTCCCGGGGCGTCATGGTGGAGCGCATGCTCCGTGCCGCGAAGGAGCGGTCGGTGCGCCTTCTCCTGCTGCGTCCCTATCTCCTCGAATCGGGGGAGCGCTTCCTCAAGTTCGAGGACGATGTGCGCTGCATCGGCGAGGGGCTCAGGAACGGCGGATACGAGACGGGGTGGCCCGTCACCTACGGCCGGTGGGGACAGTCCCTCCTCGCCGCCGTCGCCTGCGCGCTTCTCCTTGTCTTCTGCGGCATGAACTATCTCTGGCGCCTGCGCCGCTCCGAGGAGAGCGTGCTCAGCCCCTTCGGCTTCGTGGTGCTTCTCCTGCTCGCCTTCGGCCTCGGCGCGGCGGCGTGGAAGGTGCCCCTTCTGACGAAAATGCTCGGCGCACTCTGTGCCGTCGCAGTGGTTACCGATGCCACCCTCTTCGCGCTGGACGGCTGGCGGAAGCCTCATCTGGGGATCGTCCAGGCTGTCTTCGTGCTCGTCTCGGGAGGGCTGTCCATCGCGGCCTTCTACGGCGTTCCGCTCTACATGCTCCGCCTCCTCACCTTCTCGGGGGTCAAGGCCACCCTGCTGCTTCCGCCCGCGCTGATTCTCTTTCACGATCTGAAGCGGCGCGAGCATCCGGAGTCACTGGGAGAGGTCCTGAGGCGCCCCTCCCGGTGGGGCGAGCTGGCGCTCATCGGCGTTATGCTCCTGGGCGCTGCGTTTCTGGCTCTCCGGAGCGACAACGTGAACCTCGTTCCCGGCTGGGAAGTGACGCTCCGGGACACCCTGGAGCGACTTCTGGTGGCCCGTCCCAGGAACAAGGAACTCTTTATCGGTTATCCCGCGCTGGTTCTCTGGTACGTGGTGCGGCGCATGGATATCTGGCCCGACTACCGCGAGGCGCTGCGTCTTGCCTCGGTGTTCGCTTTCTCCTCGGCGCTGAACAGTTTCTGCCATTTCCACACGCCGATCTTCTTCACTCTTCTGCGGGTGGGGAACGGTCTCTGGGCAGGACTTCTCCTCGGCGCGGTTCTGGCGGCGCTGTTCCGCTGGGTTGCCTTCCCCCTATGGCGGCACGCCCGAGGGGCCTTCTTCGAGTGA
- a CDS encoding ribonuclease J, with amino-acid sequence MGNARTRRRRPRRKSAAGEELRYFALGGLGEIGKNMHVLEYGEDLLVIDAGLKFPDEEMLGIDFVIPDITYLENNKHRIRGLILTHGHEDHIGALPFVLPKLECPVYGTKLTLGMVEHKLEEALPAFDADLREVRAEDELALGCFTVRFISVCHSIPDGVGLAVETPLGTVVHTGDFKLDPTPIDGRLTDYNAFAELGKKGVLLLLSDSTNVERAGFTPSERVVGKTLDNIFRLHKTRRIIMASFASNLHRVQQSIDTAIRFNRRIALLGRSMINNVELARKLGYITAPDEVFLPLQEVDSHPANRVAVLTTGSQGEPFSGLVLMSKGEHRFLNLGAKDLVVVNATPIPGNEKLVSSTINRLFACGCEVIYEQDKEVHVSGHAAREELKLVLSMVRPKYFVPVHGEFRHQVRHAQLAEEMGVLGKNVFVLHVGEVLRIAPDKAQVRDSVPSGSILVDGIALGEMEGSLLKERRELAEEGVLAVSLVVDRAFRVKAGPTVESQGCVHFRDARELYRQIEGAVLAATEAAAKKKERSLEDVAQGIRSRVRGVMKGYARSAPVVVPLVTVLEE; translated from the coding sequence ATGGGTAATGCACGCACGAGGCGGCGACGGCCTCGAAGAAAATCCGCCGCGGGAGAGGAACTGCGCTATTTCGCTCTGGGGGGTCTCGGGGAGATCGGCAAGAACATGCATGTCCTGGAGTACGGGGAGGATCTGCTCGTCATCGATGCGGGACTCAAGTTCCCCGACGAGGAGATGCTGGGCATCGATTTCGTGATTCCCGACATCACGTATCTGGAGAACAACAAGCACCGCATTCGGGGACTCATTCTCACCCACGGCCACGAGGACCACATCGGGGCGCTTCCCTTCGTGCTTCCCAAGTTGGAGTGTCCCGTGTACGGGACGAAACTGACCCTGGGCATGGTGGAGCACAAGCTGGAGGAGGCACTGCCCGCTTTCGACGCGGATCTTCGTGAGGTGAGGGCCGAGGATGAACTCGCGCTGGGATGTTTCACCGTGCGTTTCATCTCCGTGTGTCATTCCATTCCCGACGGCGTGGGACTCGCGGTGGAGACGCCCCTGGGAACGGTGGTGCACACGGGAGATTTCAAACTGGACCCCACCCCCATCGACGGAAGGCTCACCGACTACAACGCCTTTGCGGAACTGGGTAAAAAGGGTGTGCTCCTCCTGCTCTCGGACTCGACGAACGTGGAGCGCGCCGGATTCACGCCGTCGGAGCGGGTCGTGGGGAAGACCCTGGACAATATCTTCCGGCTCCACAAGACGCGGCGGATCATCATGGCTTCCTTCGCGAGCAATCTGCACCGGGTGCAGCAGTCAATCGACACGGCGATCCGCTTCAACAGGCGCATTGCACTGCTGGGGCGGAGCATGATCAACAACGTGGAACTGGCCCGGAAACTGGGATACATCACGGCTCCGGACGAGGTGTTCCTGCCGCTCCAGGAGGTGGACAGCCATCCCGCGAACCGTGTGGCGGTGCTCACCACGGGAAGCCAGGGCGAGCCCTTCTCGGGCCTGGTGCTCATGAGCAAGGGGGAACACCGTTTTCTCAACCTGGGCGCGAAGGACCTCGTGGTGGTGAACGCCACGCCCATTCCAGGCAACGAAAAGCTGGTGAGCAGCACTATTAACCGTCTTTTCGCCTGCGGCTGCGAGGTGATCTACGAACAGGACAAGGAAGTCCATGTCTCGGGACATGCCGCGCGGGAGGAGCTGAAGCTCGTGCTCAGCATGGTGCGTCCCAAGTACTTCGTGCCCGTGCACGGCGAGTTCCGGCACCAGGTGCGTCACGCCCAACTCGCGGAGGAGATGGGTGTCCTCGGCAAGAACGTGTTCGTCCTCCATGTGGGAGAGGTCCTCCGTATTGCTCCGGACAAGGCCCAGGTCCGGGATTCCGTTCCCTCCGGGTCGATTCTCGTGGACGGCATTGCGCTGGGGGAGATGGAGGGAAGTCTCCTCAAGGAACGCCGGGAACTTGCCGAGGAGGGAGTGCTCGCGGTCTCCCTGGTAGTGGATCGGGCCTTCCGCGTCAAGGCCGGCCCCACCGTGGAGAGCCAGGGATGCGTCCATTTCAGGGATGCCCGGGAGCTGTACCGGCAGATCGAGGGGGCGGTTCTCGCCGCGACGGAGGCTGCGGCGAAGAAGAAGGAACGCTCTCTCGAAGACGTCGCCCAGGGCATCCGGTCTCGCGTGCGGGGCGTCATGAAGGGCTATGCCCGCTCCGCACCGGTGGTGGTTCCTCTCGTGACCGTTCTGGAGGAATAG
- a CDS encoding transketolase family protein, producing MKYPEMKGPEDPGGLLDGLAEQVERLLVVDGTFPLLSPWNGTLAAFAEAHPEAYVSLDASEATVVLAAAGFALEGFRVLLGPGMPLLLSRAYDQIRNALAVPFLPVVLLGTAPGLFRGECGAVFQLVEDLALARSIPGMTVLVPSDERLFGDLLAEALRMPGPVYLRCDVSSRNVTDREEHRSSRPLPIGGGRLLREGTDVTVCCCGMMVFEALEAAEVLAKQGVQAEVVECYSVKPLPEQILLASVRRTGACVVAEEHSRHGGLASAVAEVLCEKYPVPLRRVGMDDVFGQSGSARELHEYYALTHQQIVGAAAQVWALRRRS from the coding sequence GTGAAGTATCCCGAAATGAAAGGCCCGGAAGATCCCGGAGGCCTCCTCGACGGGCTCGCGGAGCAGGTGGAGCGTCTGCTTGTTGTGGACGGAACGTTTCCGCTGCTCTCCCCCTGGAACGGTACTCTTGCGGCCTTCGCGGAAGCCCATCCCGAGGCCTACGTTTCTCTGGACGCCTCGGAGGCGACGGTGGTGCTCGCCGCTGCGGGCTTCGCCCTGGAGGGGTTTCGGGTTCTTCTGGGACCTGGCATGCCCCTGCTCCTCTCCCGGGCCTACGATCAGATCCGCAACGCCCTGGCCGTTCCGTTCCTGCCGGTGGTGCTTCTCGGAACGGCGCCGGGGCTTTTTCGGGGGGAGTGCGGCGCGGTCTTCCAACTGGTGGAGGACCTTGCCCTCGCGAGAAGCATTCCCGGCATGACCGTTCTTGTTCCCTCGGACGAGCGCCTCTTCGGAGATCTGCTCGCAGAGGCGCTCCGCATGCCCGGCCCCGTCTACCTGCGGTGCGACGTTTCCTCCCGGAACGTGACGGACCGGGAGGAACACCGTTCCTCCCGTCCTCTCCCGATCGGGGGCGGACGGCTTCTCCGAGAGGGGACGGATGTGACGGTCTGTTGCTGTGGTATGATGGTCTTCGAGGCTCTCGAAGCGGCGGAGGTGCTCGCCAAGCAGGGAGTCCAGGCGGAAGTGGTGGAGTGCTACAGCGTCAAGCCCCTTCCCGAACAGATCCTCCTCGCCTCGGTGCGTCGCACCGGAGCCTGTGTGGTCGCGGAGGAGCACAGCCGACACGGAGGCCTCGCCAGCGCCGTGGCGGAGGTGCTCTGCGAGAAATACCCCGTTCCGCTCCGCCGGGTCGGGATGGACGATGTTTTCGGCCAGAGCGGAAGCGCTCGGGAGTTGCACGAATATTACGCATTGACCCATCAGCAGATCGTCGGTGCCGCGGCGCAGGTGTGGGCTCTGCGGAGGAGAAGCTGA
- a CDS encoding Nif3-like dinuclear metal center hexameric protein produces the protein MERCRIVRDVLDALQVITGGRLVRGAEDLSGNNHFVVTKTSDIPGKAVTELPGLVWGSPDRPVRRVAVLMTLTENAIELAAATNADCLVAHHPVADGANAGGVTIRNYFDLYGLSLIEVHEVFHGLHPGIPWLHGHRPFRTEIAYGGVPGNVLFVGDPLPEVRTLGDVVQRLDHLMGVNLYCELADYERTLRHCDDMGDVCSCAKGQILLGTPETSLGKVLHIFPHTGFSPEHLQKAREEHPEVNTVIASISRILPGSPLLAVARELGLNVVCGNTHAMEIYENGLPLAVALQDLLPDLDIRIFRERTTSIPVFGFGSEEMRRYGERMAREHLERRNAAPGR, from the coding sequence GTGGAGCGGTGCAGAATCGTGCGGGATGTCCTCGACGCGCTTCAGGTCATCACGGGGGGCCGTCTCGTGCGCGGCGCGGAGGACCTGTCCGGAAACAACCATTTCGTGGTGACCAAGACGTCGGACATTCCAGGCAAGGCGGTGACGGAGTTGCCAGGCCTGGTCTGGGGAAGCCCGGACCGGCCAGTGCGGAGGGTGGCGGTGCTCATGACGCTCACGGAGAACGCCATCGAGCTGGCTGCCGCCACGAACGCGGACTGTCTCGTGGCGCACCATCCCGTCGCGGACGGCGCCAACGCGGGGGGCGTGACCATCCGGAACTATTTCGACCTCTACGGCCTCTCCCTCATCGAGGTGCACGAGGTCTTTCACGGGCTGCATCCGGGGATTCCCTGGCTCCACGGGCATCGCCCCTTCCGGACGGAGATCGCCTACGGCGGCGTGCCGGGCAACGTGCTTTTCGTGGGGGATCCGTTGCCGGAGGTGCGGACTCTCGGCGATGTGGTGCAGCGCCTGGACCATCTCATGGGGGTGAACCTCTACTGCGAACTCGCCGACTACGAACGAACCCTCCGGCACTGCGACGACATGGGGGACGTTTGTTCCTGCGCGAAAGGACAGATTCTCCTCGGAACTCCCGAGACGTCCCTCGGAAAGGTTCTCCACATTTTTCCCCACACGGGATTTTCGCCGGAACACCTCCAGAAGGCCCGGGAGGAACACCCCGAGGTCAACACGGTGATCGCCTCCATCAGCCGGATTCTTCCCGGAAGCCCCCTGCTCGCCGTGGCGAGGGAGCTGGGACTGAACGTGGTGTGCGGCAATACCCACGCCATGGAGATCTACGAAAACGGACTTCCCCTGGCGGTGGCGCTGCAGGATCTGCTCCCCGACCTGGACATCCGCATCTTCCGGGAGCGGACCACCAGCATTCCCGTGTTCGGATTCGGCTCGGAGGAAATGCGGCGCTATGGAGAGCGCATGGCCCGGGAGCATCTGGAAAGACGGAACGCCGCGCCGGGGCGCTGA
- a CDS encoding Na/Pi cotransporter family protein → MTTAGWFQILGGVGLFLFGIKLMGESLQDLAGDRLRRLIASLTSTPVRGVIVGTLVTVLIQSSSGTTVMTVSFVHAGLMTLKQAVGVIMGANIGTTVTAQLIAFKIKDFALPIVGIGMILAVFGRTKHQRYAGNGMVGFGLLFLGMQNMEAAMSFLRDRKDFFLTFSHHPVLGVLAGTLLTMVVQSSSATVGLTIAMTSQGLLGLDAAIPILLGDNIGTTITAVLASLGSKRAAKQAAAAHVLFNLIGVMVFLVFLTPFKHLVLLTSADPSREIANAHTLFNSLNTCLFLPFVSPFVRLVQRLIPGDDSVLDMGPRYLDPKLIDASPAAAVDAVRKELVRMGHLAKEMLMNVRRAFLEENVQMVQEVYQTEKVVNELNREIARYAAGVWRTLPEDLSMLLSSYVNGVGDVERVGDHAENLIELFEYKIEHGVKFSAMGIQEFQEMIDTAIRAFEASLEAIADEDPRLAKAAQALEPEIDAMEKRLRKRHIQRLNEGACSPDAGVVFIDILSNLERIGDHAHNLAFISLDMAKIRQKEAAS, encoded by the coding sequence GTGACGACGGCAGGCTGGTTCCAGATTCTCGGAGGAGTGGGGCTTTTTCTCTTCGGCATCAAGCTCATGGGGGAATCTCTTCAGGATCTTGCGGGAGATCGGTTGAGGCGTCTCATCGCCTCGCTGACGAGTACGCCCGTCCGGGGGGTCATCGTGGGGACCCTCGTGACGGTGCTCATTCAGAGCAGCAGCGGCACCACGGTGATGACCGTGAGCTTCGTCCACGCGGGACTCATGACGCTCAAACAGGCCGTGGGGGTTATCATGGGGGCCAACATCGGCACCACGGTGACCGCCCAGCTCATCGCCTTCAAGATCAAGGACTTCGCGCTGCCCATCGTGGGAATCGGCATGATCCTCGCGGTTTTCGGACGCACCAAGCATCAGCGCTACGCGGGGAACGGCATGGTGGGGTTCGGCCTGCTCTTTCTGGGCATGCAGAACATGGAGGCGGCCATGTCCTTTCTCCGGGACAGAAAGGATTTTTTTCTCACCTTCAGCCACCACCCCGTTCTGGGGGTCCTCGCGGGAACGCTTCTCACGATGGTTGTCCAATCCAGTTCGGCCACGGTGGGACTGACCATCGCCATGACCTCCCAGGGCCTGCTCGGCCTGGACGCGGCGATTCCCATTCTGCTGGGGGACAACATCGGGACCACCATCACCGCCGTCCTTGCCTCTCTGGGGTCCAAACGGGCGGCCAAACAGGCTGCGGCGGCCCATGTGCTGTTCAATCTCATCGGCGTGATGGTCTTCCTCGTGTTCCTGACACCCTTCAAACACCTGGTTCTTCTCACCTCCGCCGATCCGAGCCGGGAGATTGCCAACGCCCACACCCTTTTCAATTCTCTCAACACCTGTCTCTTTCTTCCCTTCGTCTCGCCCTTCGTACGCCTCGTGCAGCGCCTCATCCCCGGGGACGACAGCGTTCTCGACATGGGGCCCCGCTATCTGGACCCCAAGCTCATCGATGCCTCGCCCGCGGCGGCGGTTGACGCGGTGCGCAAGGAGCTGGTCCGCATGGGACATCTCGCCAAGGAGATGCTCATGAATGTACGGCGGGCCTTCCTGGAGGAAAACGTCCAGATGGTTCAGGAGGTGTACCAGACGGAGAAGGTCGTGAACGAACTCAACCGCGAGATCGCCCGTTACGCCGCAGGCGTCTGGCGGACTCTTCCGGAGGATCTCTCCATGCTGCTTTCCTCCTACGTGAACGGCGTGGGGGATGTGGAGCGCGTGGGAGACCACGCGGAGAATCTCATCGAGCTCTTCGAGTACAAGATCGAGCACGGTGTTAAGTTCTCCGCGATGGGAATCCAGGAGTTCCAAGAGATGATCGACACGGCGATCCGTGCCTTCGAGGCGAGTCTCGAAGCCATCGCCGACGAGGACCCACGCCTTGCCAAGGCGGCCCAGGCTCTGGAGCCCGAAATCGACGCCATGGAAAAGCGCCTGCGGAAACGCCACATCCAGCGCCTCAACGAAGGGGCCTGTTCTCCCGACGCGGGAGTGGTCTTCATCGACATCCTGAGCAATCTGGAGCGCATCGGCGATCACGCCCACAACCTGGCTTTCATCTCCCTCGACATGGCGAAGATCCGCCAGAAGGAGGCTGCGTCCTGA